The Sinomicrobium kalidii region GGCCTGGTAAAAAAAGCGCTGCAAACATAGTACGGTGACGGACATAGTTTTCTACTAAATGAACAACACAGACCGCAAACATCCTTTAGATCAGCAAACCTTTAAAAAACTGAGCCGGCTATATCTCATAGCCCTTACGGCTATTGCCCTTGCCGTTATTATCAGCCAGGTGCTCATCCAGAAGTTCCTGCACGACCAGGAAAATGATTCCCGTCTCGTCAATATTGCGGGAAGACAGCGGATGCTCAGCCAGAAACTCGCCAAAGAAGTGCTTTCGTTTTCACCCCGGAACAGCAGGGAGGAAAACAGGGCCATCAACAACAAGCTCAAAAACACCATACGGGAATGGACCCTTTCCCATCGCGGTTTGCAGGAAGGTAATGACAGCCTGGGGCTGCCGGCGGGAAACAGTGAGGAAATAACGGTACTTTTCCGGCAGCTCTCCCCCTATTTCGATACCATCCGAAAAGCAGCATCGCGCATCGGTGCCCTTACGGATTCCGGCACCATTACCAGCCCTGAACAACTGCAAAGGCAAACTGCGGTTATCACCCGGAACGAACCGGAATTTCTGGCCATCATGAACACCATTGTGTATCAGTACGACAAGGAAGCCAATGAAAATGTAAAGCAACTCAGCAGGATAGAATACCTTATCCTGTTTATTACCCTGGCTATTCTTCTGCTGGAATTCCTGTTCATTTTCCGCCCGGCCGCCGTATTTGTAAAAAAGACGATCACCCAGCTTCTCCTCGCGGAACGAAATGCCAAAAAAATGGCCCGGAATGCCGATCAGTTGAGCGAGGCCAAGGAACGATCGGTCAAGGAACTGAAAATACTGAACTATGCTATAGACCAGACCCTGTTGTTTGCCCGCATCACTACCGAAGGACGTATTGTTTACATGGGTGAAAAATTCGTCAGGCGTTTTATCCCTTCAGGAGGGAATACGGAGCATATGAAACTTTCCGAAGTACTTACACCCGTAAAGCAGGAACGCACCCTGCTGGACAACATCCTCTCCGAACACCGGAAAAAGGGATGGCAGGGCGAAATAAAACTCACGCCCAATGATGAGGGTCCCGTGTGGCTGGAGCTGTACCTTATTCCCATAGACATCCCGCAGGGCAAATCGGAACTCCTGGTCATCTGTTTTGACATTACGAAACAGAAGGAGGCCCTGGTGGAAATAGAACGGCTCAATGCCGTTCATCTTTCCGAGCAGATCGGAAGGCAGAAGATCATTTCCAGCAAGATCATCGAAAACCAGGAAAACGAGCAAAAACGGATAGCCAAGGACATTCACGACGGTATCGGGCAAATGCTCACGGGATTAAAGTTCAACATCGAAAGCATTGACCTGAAAACCCCGGAAAAAGCCGCCGAAAAAATAGAACACCTTAAAAACCTGACCACCGATATTATAAAAGGTGTACGGACCGCCACCTTTAACCTCACCCCTCCCGA contains the following coding sequences:
- a CDS encoding sensor histidine kinase — its product is MNNTDRKHPLDQQTFKKLSRLYLIALTAIALAVIISQVLIQKFLHDQENDSRLVNIAGRQRMLSQKLAKEVLSFSPRNSREENRAINNKLKNTIREWTLSHRGLQEGNDSLGLPAGNSEEITVLFRQLSPYFDTIRKAASRIGALTDSGTITSPEQLQRQTAVITRNEPEFLAIMNTIVYQYDKEANENVKQLSRIEYLILFITLAILLLEFLFIFRPAAVFVKKTITQLLLAERNAKKMARNADQLSEAKERSVKELKILNYAIDQTLLFARITTEGRIVYMGEKFVRRFIPSGGNTEHMKLSEVLTPVKQERTLLDNILSEHRKKGWQGEIKLTPNDEGPVWLELYLIPIDIPQGKSELLVICFDITKQKEALVEIERLNAVHLSEQIGRQKIISSKIIENQENEQKRIAKDIHDGIGQMLTGLKFNIESIDLKTPEKAAEKIEHLKNLTTDIIKGVRTATFNLTPPELTDHGIVPALTKLVQELSRLTGKNILLVNKTGFANRLDSLTEINIYRIVQEAINNAIKYADSTHIVVSLSHSDEMLSITIDDNGKGFDPDKINKKNNGASGMGMTFMKERVEYIDGRLFIHSAPGEGTRVTLNIPL